In the Mycoplasma zalophi genome, one interval contains:
- a CDS encoding potassium transporter TrkG, giving the protein MKNTRRRLRKWNINGKNIFYYFKQTGKIKYIFLVYLIITIILSLFLYWPISHKNMLIEKPDFNYGDALFIAASAFSDTGLSNINISEGFNEFGQAVIAIGILIGGFGFFTLKLYIFRILFGWMFKTKTSHFKRDLIQVERGSTVVGDTQKVIKVSLTTLFVVLFSSIVFMTFYFYFSNDGFFDNSKANIGDVEIFNPYIKEKYNPHHNILLSLRYATFESISAINNAGFDIIGPNSISAYNHAYILQVWIIILIIVGGVGYPTIYDFYKKIQARIKKQRYEFTLFTKLNLTTYFLVTTIGILLTFLFEIINKNPTGFWKQAEYGSNFNKSFAIIFNTISTRSAGFSTIDYYHFSTQTTLLHAILMFIGFAPVSTAGGIRNITVAIIFLSVFNTIRGRNTINSFHRQIGKETLIKAINILTIGLVLVLIGTFIVSFNLSDITQFASLNNQKQYTIVSVFFEVCSAFGSAGLSTGITEKLNLTSKLFLIVYMFIGQLGITSTILVWGNQKSYVSNYHYIYEDVPLG; this is encoded by the coding sequence ATGAAAAATACAAGACGCCGTCTAAGAAAATGAAATATAAACGGCAAAAATATATTTTATTATTTTAAACAAACAGGAAAGATAAAATATATCTTCTTAGTTTATTTAATTATTACAATTATTTTATCTTTATTTTTATATTGACCTATTAGCCACAAAAACATGCTTATTGAAAAGCCTGATTTTAATTATGGTGATGCCTTATTTATTGCTGCTAGTGCTTTTAGTGATACAGGATTAAGTAATATAAATATAAGTGAAGGATTCAATGAATTTGGTCAAGCTGTTATTGCAATAGGAATTTTAATTGGGGGTTTTGGTTTTTTTACACTAAAACTTTACATTTTTAGAATATTATTTGGCTGGATGTTTAAAACTAAAACAAGTCATTTTAAGCGTGATTTAATTCAAGTTGAACGCGGCTCTACTGTTGTGGGTGATACACAAAAAGTTATTAAAGTATCTTTAACTACATTATTTGTTGTTTTATTTAGTAGTATTGTTTTTATGACATTTTATTTTTATTTTAGTAATGATGGTTTTTTTGATAATAGCAAAGCAAATATCGGAGATGTAGAAATTTTTAATCCTTACATAAAAGAAAAATATAATCCTCATCATAACATTTTACTTTCATTAAGATATGCTACTTTTGAAAGTATTAGTGCTATTAATAATGCTGGTTTTGATATTATTGGACCAAATTCAATTAGTGCTTATAATCATGCTTATATATTACAAGTTTGAATTATTATTTTAATAATTGTAGGTGGTGTAGGATACCCTACTATATATGATTTTTATAAAAAAATTCAAGCGAGAATAAAAAAACAACGCTACGAATTTACGTTATTTACAAAATTAAATTTAACAACCTATTTTTTAGTTACAACAATTGGAATTTTATTAACTTTTTTATTTGAAATAATTAATAAAAATCCAACAGGATTTTGAAAACAGGCTGAGTATGGAAGCAATTTTAATAAGAGTTTTGCAATTATTTTTAATACCATAAGTACAAGAAGTGCTGGATTTTCTACAATTGATTACTATCATTTTTCAACACAAACAACACTTTTACATGCAATTTTAATGTTTATTGGTTTTGCACCTGTTTCAACAGCGGGAGGGATTAGAAATATTACTGTTGCAATCATTTTCTTAAGTGTTTTTAATACAATTAGAGGTAGAAATACAATTAATAGTTTTCATAGACAAATAGGTAAAGAAACGTTGATTAAAGCTATTAATATTTTAACTATAGGACTTGTTTTAGTTTTAATTGGTACTTTTATTGTTTCATTTAATTTATCAGACATAACACAATTTGCAAGTTTAAATAATCAGAAACAATACACAATAGTTTCAGTGTTTTTTGAAGTCTGTTCTGCTTTCGGTAGTGCTGGATTAAGTACTGGGATAACTGAAAAACTTAATTTAACATCAAAATTATTTTTAATTGTTTATATGTTTATAGGACAATTAGGTATAACCTCAACAATTTTGGTTTGAGGAAATCAAAAATCTTATGTATCTAATTATCACTATATTTATGAAGATGTTCCATTAGGATAA